From Pseudoramibacter sp.:
AAAATGGACGCCGGGATGGATACAGGCGCGGTCTATCAAAAAATTGTGATCCCCATTGATGAACACACCACAGTCGGGGAAATGCACGACCAAATGGCAGAAAAGGGTGCTGAAGCGCTTTTGCCCTTGCTTAAATCCATTGCCGGGGGCAGTGCAAAAGCGGTCCCGCAGAATTCTGAGATCGCGACTTACGCGGATAAAATCAGTAAAAAAACAGGTTACATTGATTGGAATCAACCTGCTGAAAAAATTATTCGGCGTATCAATGGAACAGATCCGTGGCCCGGAGCATGGTGCTGGTACGGTAAACAAAAGATAAAATGTTTTGTCCCAAGAAGACTCACGCAAAAAACAGATAAGGCAGCTGGAACGGTGGTTGAAGCCAATAGTGAAAAAGGGCTGGTCGTTGCAGCACAGGATCAGTTAATTGCAGTAGAAGAGATTCAGTTCCCCGGAAAACGGCGGATGAAGGCGAAAGATTTTCTGCGCGGCAATACCATCGAGGTGGGCTGTGTATTAAAATAGCTTTTAGAAATTATTCAGTCTAACCGACTATAATGGCATTTGATTAAAAAATAAAGGAGAATGACAATGTTTTTTTGGGATTGGACATGGATCATACTGATTCCAGGATTAATTGTTTCGGCTATTGCACAGGCGAAAGTAACCTCAGCTTTTAATGCCTACAGCCGCATTCCTTCGCGCTCGGGACTGACAGGCTTTGAAACGGCAAGAAGACTTTTGGCGGTCCGGAATGTGCCGGTAACCCTTCATAGTATCAGCGGTAATTTGACGGATCATTTTGATCCCCGGGATAAAACCATCGGTTTGTCTCAGCCTGTGGGAAATAGTTCGAGTTTAGCGGCTGTTGCAGTGGCGGCACACGAAACCGGCCACGCTTATCAGGATTATGAAGGTTATTTTGGATTGAAATTCAGAAATGCCATTGTCCCGATCTGCAATTTTGCAACCAATGCGGCCTGGCCAATATTTTTTATCGGGCTGATTTTTGGTGCAGCGAGTCAGTACGGTGTTGTATTAATGAATTTGGGCATCTTGTTTTTCTCATTTTCACTGGTGTTCAGTCTGGTGACATTGCCGGTGGAATTTAATGCCAGCCATCGGGCACTGGTGATGCTGAAGGAAAATCAAATGCTGGGTGAAGACGAAATCAAAGGGGCCAGACGTGTTTTATCTGCAGCTGCCATGACGTACGTTGCGGCTTCACTAATGGCATTTTTAAACTTGCTCAGATTGATTGCAATAAGAGACAGCCGTTCCTAAAAATATGAAAAAAGAAAAAAGAAAATATTCAAAAAAAATATCACCGCGCGAGCAGGCTTTTTTGAGTTTGCTCGCAATAGACCGGGAGGGCGCTTTTTCAAATTTGGAAATAAAAAAAGTGCTTTCCCGTTCTCTGTTTTCAAAGCCGGACATGCATCTGTATACAGCTTTGGTTTATGGGGTGCTTCAAAATGAACTTTATTTAGATCATCAAATTAAAAAGATGCTCAAATCCAGAACTTCTTTGGATTTTAAAGTTCGCGAATTATTGCGGATTGGCGCTTATCAGCTTTTGATGATGGACCGCATCCCCGACTATGCTGTCATTTCCGAAACTGTGGATTTATGCAAGAAATACTGTCCCCGGGCGAAGGGATTCGTCAACGGTGTACTTAGAAATATGGCAAGGCAGAAGCAGCAGTTAAAAAATTGGTCCTGGTCTGATTATGAGAATTCAGTACAGGCACTTTCCATTCGTGCGTCTGTTCCCCGAGAGATTCTTGATATTTTTCTTCAGGTTTTCGGCACAAAGAAGGGGGTTCAGATCCTAATGCAGATGAATCAGCCATCGCCGTTAACACTGAGAGCGAATAGACTGAAAACGTCACGGGAAAAATTGATTCATCTTTTGGAGGAAGATGGCATCGAAAGTGAAAAAACGCTTTTATCTCAAGAAGGGATAAGAGTGGAAAATGCTTCTGTGACGGAATTGAGCGGTACACAGGCTTGTCAGTCAGGATTATTTACCATCCAGGATCAAGGTGCGATGCTCATTGCAGAGACGCTTGATCCCAAAGCGGGTGAGCAAGTATTGGATATGTGTGCAGCACCAGGCGGCAAGACCACTTATTTTGCAGAAATGATGGAGAACTGCGGTCAGATCGTTGCCAGAGATCTCTATCCTTCACGCTTAAAATTAATCGATGCGCAAGCTGCGCGGCTAGGCGTTACGATTATTTGTACAGAAATTGGAGACAGCACAAAATTGGACGCAAAAGACCACGGGCGTTACGATCGTGTGCTGTTGGATGCCCCATGTTCTGGTTTGGGCATTATCCGAAGGAAACCAGAAATTCGATATCGGTTCAACCGAAAAGAGCAAAAGGCTTTGATTCAAATTCAGCGCAAAATGCTATTAAATGCTGCCGATGCGTTAAAAGCAGGCGGTACATTGGTTTATTCGACATGCACAGTTGATCCCAAAGAAAACGGTGAGCAGGTTCAATGGCTTACTCAAAACAGAAAAAATATGAAGATCGAGATGACACGTCAAATCAGCCTATTGGATGATCGCTGCGATGGTTTTTATATGGCAAAATTGAGAAAAACAGCGCAGGATTAATAACGGATAAAAGGATTGTAATAAGGGGGAGAGCATTTTTGAAATCTTCAGAGCGTGAAACATTATCGATTCGGCGGAGAAGACGTAAATTAACTTTAAAGCAGAAATGTTCAATGCTGTCGGGACAATCGAAATGGAAATCTCAGGAAATTGCGAAAGAAAATATTTGTTCGTTTACCATGTCAGATGGTCCCCATGGTGTTCGACAGGAAAAAACAGACGGAACGGCGTTTCCATCCACCTGTTTTCCGCCGGAAGTGACATTGGCTTCTTCATGGAATCCTGCTCTCGTTTACCGTGTTGCGGCAGCAATTGCGGAAGAAGCCGCAGAGAAAGGCATTGACGTCATTTTAGGGCCAGGATTAAATATTAAAAGAAGTCCTCTTTGCGGAAGAAATTTTGAATATTTTTCAGAAGACCCTCTGTTGTCCGGCATACTTGGAAAGGCTTATATACAAGGGGCTAAAAGCCGTTTTATGGAGACTTGTGTCAAGCACTTTTTTGCCAATAACCAGGAATACCACCGCATGACGGTAGATGCGCAAATTTCTAAAAGGGCGATACGGGAAATTTATATCCGCCCCTTTGAAATCGCCATTCGCGAGGCCGACCCAGGAATGGTGATGGCGGCATATAACCGCGTTAACGGTGTGTACGCGACTGAAAATCAGGACTATTTGTCGAACCTGCTTAGAGATCAATGGCATTATCATGGTGTAACGGTTTCGGACTGGTCAGCGGTGCATCAGCGGGCGGACAGTGTAAAAGCAGGACTGGATTTAGAAATGCCGGCTTCAGGCGGTGTCAACGATGAAAAAGTTTATCAAGCGGTTAAACACGGTCAATTGCCAATCGCAGATGTGAACCGGAGCGTTGAAAGACTGATTGCCTTTGGTGACCGCTGTGAAGAAAACCGGAAAAAAAGAAAAGAACTGCATCGTTCGGGCAAGGCTTCTCATCGGCGCTTAGCCCGGGAGGCAGGGGCCGAAGGAATCGTGCTATTAGAAAATAAGCATCATCTGCTGCCGCTGTGTCCGGAAAAATTATCTGCAGAAAGCCATGTTCTGGTTGTCGGTCCATTGGCAAAAAGCCCACGAATCCAGGGTGGTGGCTCTTCACAAGTCAATGCAGATGATGTCTGTTCCCCCTGGGAGGCTTTAAACCAGACGTACTCGCAGATTCATCTGGATTATGCGAATGGTTATGCTTTTGAAAAGCAGGCGACCTCCCAGGCACAGAAACGCTTGAGAGAAGAGGCCGTAAACAAGGCTGAAAAAGCCGATGCCGTTTTGTTGTTCCTTGGACTGCCGGATTCAATCGAAAGCGAATCTTGGGACCGTAAAGATATGAATCTGCCGCAAGATCAATAATACTGCTTGACGAAGTAAATGCAGTGCAGAAAAATACCATTGTCATTGTACAAAATGGCGGCGCTGTACTGTTAAACCGTGCTGCACAATCCGGTGCTTTGCTGGAAACGTGGCTTGGCGGAGAAGCCTGCGGTTTGTCGCTTTGCGATGTGCTCACCGGGAAAGTGATTCCTTCTGGAAAGCTCGCAGAGACGATCCCAAAACGTTTGGAAGATACGCCGGCTTATCTTAATTTTCCAGGAGATGGACAAAAAGTCGTTTATGGGGAAGACATTTATGTTGGATATCGTTACTACGATCAAAAACAGCTGCCCGTGCTGTACCCCTTTGGCTATGGTTTGAGTTATGCTGAATTTGAATACTGCGGATTTGACATTACAGTAGATAAGCAAAAGCAGCGTTTATATTTTGATGTGGCAGTGTACAATCATGCGCAT
This genomic window contains:
- the fmt gene encoding methionyl-tRNA formyltransferase yields the protein MNKLRVAVMGTTDFAVPALKKLFASDDYDVLCVVCQPDRPNGRGKKVRPLPMKRTAQALKIPVFQPEKIRDAKAIQYLKSLNADFFVVAAYGQILSQEVLDIPKYACVNIHGSLLPKYRGAAPIHHAIIDGENETGVSIMKMDAGMDTGAVYQKIVIPIDEHTTVGEMHDQMAEKGAEALLPLLKSIAGGSAKAVPQNSEIATYADKISKKTGYIDWNQPAEKIIRRINGTDPWPGAWCWYGKQKIKCFVPRRLTQKTDKAAGTVVEANSEKGLVVAAQDQLIAVEEIQFPGKRRMKAKDFLRGNTIEVGCVLK
- a CDS encoding zinc metallopeptidase; amino-acid sequence: MFFWDWTWIILIPGLIVSAIAQAKVTSAFNAYSRIPSRSGLTGFETARRLLAVRNVPVTLHSISGNLTDHFDPRDKTIGLSQPVGNSSSLAAVAVAAHETGHAYQDYEGYFGLKFRNAIVPICNFATNAAWPIFFIGLIFGAASQYGVVLMNLGILFFSFSLVFSLVTLPVEFNASHRALVMLKENQMLGEDEIKGARRVLSAAAMTYVAASLMAFLNLLRLIAIRDSRS
- the rsmB gene encoding 16S rRNA (cytosine(967)-C(5))-methyltransferase RsmB, whose amino-acid sequence is MKKEKRKYSKKISPREQAFLSLLAIDREGAFSNLEIKKVLSRSLFSKPDMHLYTALVYGVLQNELYLDHQIKKMLKSRTSLDFKVRELLRIGAYQLLMMDRIPDYAVISETVDLCKKYCPRAKGFVNGVLRNMARQKQQLKNWSWSDYENSVQALSIRASVPREILDIFLQVFGTKKGVQILMQMNQPSPLTLRANRLKTSREKLIHLLEEDGIESEKTLLSQEGIRVENASVTELSGTQACQSGLFTIQDQGAMLIAETLDPKAGEQVLDMCAAPGGKTTYFAEMMENCGQIVARDLYPSRLKLIDAQAARLGVTIICTEIGDSTKLDAKDHGRYDRVLLDAPCSGLGIIRRKPEIRYRFNRKEQKALIQIQRKMLLNAADALKAGGTLVYSTCTVDPKENGEQVQWLTQNRKNMKIEMTRQISLLDDRCDGFYMAKLRKTAQD
- a CDS encoding glycoside hydrolase family 3 protein yields the protein MKSSERETLSIRRRRRKLTLKQKCSMLSGQSKWKSQEIAKENICSFTMSDGPHGVRQEKTDGTAFPSTCFPPEVTLASSWNPALVYRVAAAIAEEAAEKGIDVILGPGLNIKRSPLCGRNFEYFSEDPLLSGILGKAYIQGAKSRFMETCVKHFFANNQEYHRMTVDAQISKRAIREIYIRPFEIAIREADPGMVMAAYNRVNGVYATENQDYLSNLLRDQWHYHGVTVSDWSAVHQRADSVKAGLDLEMPASGGVNDEKVYQAVKHGQLPIADVNRSVERLIAFGDRCEENRKKRKELHRSGKASHRRLAREAGAEGIVLLENKHHLLPLCPEKLSAESHVLVVGPLAKSPRIQGGGSSQVNADDVCSPWEALNQTYSQIHLDYANGYAFEKQATSQAQKRLREEAVNKAEKADAVLLFLGLPDSIESESWDRKDMNLPQDQ